The proteins below are encoded in one region of Bacillus alveayuensis:
- a CDS encoding CTP-dependent riboflavin kinase (product_source=COG1339; cog=COG1339) — LRNNVRNFVEKYFFDTPETATTVDISTFIEGVMKGIGAGEVYLSINPHKYEYKAKK; from the coding sequence TTTAAGAAATAATGTTAGGAATTTTGTCGAAAAATATTTTTTTGACACCCCTGAAACGGCTACAACCGTTGATATATCAACATTTATAGAGGGAGTGATGAAAGGGATCGGTGCAGGAGAAGTATATTTGTCCATAAATCCCCATAAATATGAATATAAAGCAAAAAAATGA